The following are from one region of the Cucumis sativus cultivar 9930 unplaced genomic scaffold, Cucumber_9930_V3 scaffold69, whole genome shotgun sequence genome:
- the LOC105435176 gene encoding uncharacterized protein LOC105435176, protein MGKSESAKECKRHPNHNLLPGICPSCLREKLQQFHQSPNYSDSQSTFSSPSSSSSDFFFSADSSRRHRRHHRRNASEFVTGSMAVDLLADKLKKTGSIRISTDGGTGAGVKGKKNLGFGQGCCSAQKLCILVDLSLYEILFSK, encoded by the coding sequence ATGGGGAAATCGGAATCGGCCAAAGAATGTAAGAGACACCCAAATCACAATCTCTTACCCGGAATTTGCCCTTCTTGTCTTCGAGAAAAGCTTCAACAATTTCATCAATCTCCCAACTATTCCGATTCTCAATCAACTTTCTcttccccttcttcttcttcctccgaTTTTTTCTTCTCCGCCGATTCCTCTCGCCGCCACCGCCGCCACCACCGTCGTAACGCCTCCGAGTTCGTCACTGGGTCGATGGCGGTTGACTTGTTAGCGGACAAGCTGAAGAAGACCGGTTCCATTAGGATCTCTACCGATGGCGGCACCGGCGCTGGCgttaaaggaaagaaaaacttgggTTTTGGTCAAGGTTGTTGCTCCGCCCAAAAGCTCTGtattttagttgatttatCATTGTATGAGATTTTATTTAGTAAATGa
- the LOC116406155 gene encoding histone H3.3: MARTKQTARKSTGGKAPRKQLATKAARKSAPTTGGVKKPHRYRPGTVALREIRKYQKSTELLIRKLPFQRLVREIAQDFKTDLRFQSHAVLALQEAAEAYLVGLFEDTNLCAIHAKRVTIMPKDIQLARRIRGERA, encoded by the exons ATGGCTCGTACCAAGCAAACTGCCCGTAAGTCTACTGGAGGAAAGGCTCCAAGGAAACAGTTGGCTACAAAg GCTGCTCGTAAGTCCGCCCCAACCACCGGAGGAGTGAAGAAGCCACACAGATACCGTCCTGGAACTGTTGCTCTTCG TGAAATCCGTAAGTACCAGAAGAGTACTGAGCTTTTGATCAGGAAGTTGCCCTTCCAGAGGTTGGTCCGTGAAATTGCCCAGGACTTTAAG ACTGATCTGCGTTTCCAGAGCCATGCTGTTCTTGCATTGCAAGAGGCAGCCGAGGCTTACCTTGTTGGATTGTTCGAGGACACCAATCTCTGCGCCATTCATGCAAAGCGTGTGACGATAATGCCCAAAGATATCCAGTTGGCTCGGAGAATCCGAGGTGAACGTGCTTAG